A single region of the Anopheles merus voucher AMER20150811V3 mitochondrion, complete genome genome encodes:
- the ATP8 gene encoding ATP synthase F0 subunit 8, which yields MPQMAPINWLILFIVFSVTLVVFNILNYFCFFYTPLKTSQSLNIKFNKLNWKW from the coding sequence ATCCCACAAATAGCTCCTATTAATTGGTTAATTTTATTTATTGTATTTTCAGTTACATTAGTAGTTTTTAATATTTTAAACTACTTTTGTTTTTTTTATACTCCACTTAAAACATCTCAATCTTTAAATATTAAATTTAATAAATTAAATTGAAAATGATAA